GTTGAGTCTGAGTCATAAAGCAGAATGTTCAAAGAGAATGACCTGTGCCTCGTTTTCAGGAACAATTTGTTTATGAAGTCCAATCTCTTGCAAGCCAGGACTTTCCAAAGAATGTGGGGAGGTATTACAAATTGAGGCAGTTACATTATACCTTGCTGACTGATAAAAGCTGTAATACTCAAGTCTATTTTCCACTGAGTTTTCTAGtgcctttaatttttgtttaaactgAATAACTTTGTAGATCAAAAAAATGATTACGACACAAGCTAAGATGAAAAAAGCTAGCAAAATGTCGAATGCCTCATTCAACTTCTCAGCTTCTTGGGTACAAATTAGAGATGTTTTTCCTGACACAGAAGAGGcatcagttggtagagcactgtTTTTTTCCGAGTTCAAGTTAACAGGAGTAAGCTGTATTTGCACAGGTAAAAGTGTGGTCGTCTCTAATGCATTACCAAGTGTATTCTCTTGAAAAAACCTACTGGCAGATGAAGTACGAATCCGCTCCCAGACGGTAATGCTCTCAGTCACAGTGTTTTCCAAATGTTTCCCACTTGTGGTTACTTTATGCCAGGCCATCATTAGTGCAGTGGTCTCGTGATGAATATGAAGAGATTTTACAGCCCAAGTTCTGGATATATTTGTCGAAGGTAAAATGCAATTTGTAATGTTGGTCCATTTAATATACCATAATGCTGTGCCACACATAGATAGGGGGTTCTGACAATAGATGCTCACAGCAATGGCTGAAGAGGCTAGCCAGTCCTGAAGACCCAAAAGTTTGCATTCACATAATTGGAATTTCCCTGAAGATGAGTCAATGAAGATAATGGCTTAGGGACCCTTGGATGTAATTCTGTAAGATTATTAAATGACAAATTAAGGATCTTCAAAGATACTCccatattttaaatgtatcatTATGAATGTTCAGATTACTGTTTCTAACTTAAGGTAAATTCCTTAACAagctaaatgtttaaaatttctaaataattaCCAATTAAGATCAAATGTTTAGAActattaattttaagaaatatccCTAGTAACATTATAATCTTACATACTTTAAGAGGATACTTTGCATCAATAACTTTTAAATACAAAGGGCTGTCATGTTTCAAAAGATCGACCAAGGTAAAGACAATCTCAAAATTTGTAAGTATATTTAATGGTACTTTCGTTAAATTATTACTTTCTAGATAAAAAATAATCAAGGGAAACAAGATGCTGAAACTCTAAGATCTATatccttaaatttttatctttcaaTAAATCAAGAATCTGTGAATAACTATACCACTGCAGAGCACATTGAGGCAAGTCCTTCACAGATGCAGACACTGAGCTAAATCCAGATCGCTAAACAATCTTCTTAGAACAAAAGACACACAATCAAACAGTAAATACAAATCATGAAGATATGGCAGTCCCTTAAATATTTCTCTCTAAGCATTTTATAAAAAACtgtttagaaatagaaaataaatgaccTAACTGAACGGAGTCTTTTAGATATTCATACACAATACTACTTATCCAAATATAATGTTGCAAAAGAATTAAGTACTATTAGTTCACTTTCACTTACATGAGGCGTTATTCCCAATCAGTTACAGAAAAACTGTACTTTTAGGGAAATTCTAAGGAGTATGAAAGGCCCATGTTAGTCTGTCTCCCAGGAAGAGCTGGTAAGGAAACAAATATCCTAGTATTCCTTTAgacaataacaacacaaaaaagCAGGTAACAACCATTAATAAATATagacaagacagagaaaatgataaTCCACATGTAACCCAATCTAATCTTTTTTCATATCAAAATtgactccaaaaacaaaactttaaattatCAGAAAGGTCTTAAAACTAAAGTCTCAAAATACTAAAACTTCAATAATCTATTTAAACTAGGATTAGCTAAACACATGTGTTAGCTCATATTATGAGAGAAAGTATTCTACAATGAACATTTGGAACACAATTGCAATGAAACCCACTCTTTAGCAAAGATAATTCAAACTCCATAAACTGAAAAATGTTTGCTAAAATAAACTATTACAACAAACAGCAAAAGATGGGAGGCTCACAATTTTTGAACACATGCCCCACAATGTACGTAAAACCTAACATCAAATAGCAATTTATGAAAATATGAACAGAATAGAAAAATTAAGCTGTAGTTTTTCAAAAATGAATTCATCTCAGCTAAAAGTCTGTACTTAAATAATCttaccaagaaaaagaaaaccatatccCCACTTGGCTTACTTAAGCAAAGACTTTTGTTTTAACCCTGATGAGCGCCGTTCCTTAACTCACTTTCTTTCTGGGCCACTGCTGACCTCCAACATGCAACctcttttgaattttaaagtcACAGCTTACTCAGGAAACTCCACTCTTCACACTGGTTCCTCTACAGTCAATGTGTAAAAAGGGGTTGCCATGGATACAGGAAACTGAGAGACAGGAAGTAAGTTTATCTGTGCTTCAAAAGTATTGTTGAAAGGAAATCTCAGGAacgtatttttttttcagaacacaTTCAGTTCCCCTAATATAT
This DNA window, taken from Cricetulus griseus strain 17A/GY chromosome 2, alternate assembly CriGri-PICRH-1.0, whole genome shotgun sequence, encodes the following:
- the Lrrc70 gene encoding leucine-rich repeat-containing protein 70, with the protein product MCGTALWYIKWTNITNCILPSTNISRTWAVKSLHIHHETTALMMAWHKVTTSGKHLENTVTESITVWERIRTSSASRFFQENTLGNALETTTLLPVQIQLTPVNLNSEKNSALPTDASSVSGKTSLICTQEAEKLNEAFDILLAFFILACVVIIFLIYKVIQFKQKLKALENSVENRLEYYSFYQSARYNVTASICNTSPHSLESPGLQEIGLHKQIVPENEAQVILFEHSAL